From Lemur catta isolate mLemCat1 chromosome 19, mLemCat1.pri, whole genome shotgun sequence, a single genomic window includes:
- the FXYD7 gene encoding FXYD domain-containing ion transport regulator 7 isoform X2, protein MATPTQTPTNAPEEPDPFYYDYNTVQTVGMTLATILFLLGILIIISKCDPCLAVPGCLPFPCWLLSTSLCPMSCLLVLSLSLPTGKKVKCRKADSSPTCKSCKSELPSSAPGGGGV, encoded by the exons CTCCTGAGGAACCTGACCCATTTTACTATG ACTACAACACGGTGCAGACCGTGGGCATGACTCTGGCTACCATATTGTTCCTGCTGGGCATCCTCATCATCATCAGTAAGTGTGACCCCTGCCTGGCTGTCCCTGGGTGCCTACCGTTCCCCTGCTGGCTTTTGTCCACATCCTTGTGTCCTATGTCCTGTCTCCTTgtgttgtctctctctctcccaacaGGCAAGAAGGTCAAGTGCAGGAAGGCGGACTCCAG CCCAACATGCAAATCCTGTAAGTCGGAGCTTCCCTCCTCAG cccctggcggtGGCGGCGTGTAA
- the FXYD7 gene encoding FXYD domain-containing ion transport regulator 7 isoform X1: protein MATPTQTPTNAPEEPDPFYYDYNTVQTVGMTLATILFLLGILIIISKCDPCLAVPGCLPFPCWLLSTSLCPMSCLLVLSLSLPTGKKVKCRKADSRSESPTCKSCKSELPSSAPGGGGV, encoded by the exons CTCCTGAGGAACCTGACCCATTTTACTATG ACTACAACACGGTGCAGACCGTGGGCATGACTCTGGCTACCATATTGTTCCTGCTGGGCATCCTCATCATCATCAGTAAGTGTGACCCCTGCCTGGCTGTCCCTGGGTGCCTACCGTTCCCCTGCTGGCTTTTGTCCACATCCTTGTGTCCTATGTCCTGTCTCCTTgtgttgtctctctctctcccaacaGGCAAGAAGGTCAAGTGCAGGAAGGCGGACTCCAGGTCTGAGAG CCCAACATGCAAATCCTGTAAGTCGGAGCTTCCCTCCTCAG cccctggcggtGGCGGCGTGTAA